The genomic stretch tatgctattatttgcatttaatgtttacacattcatttttgttttattttttcttttcaaaATAAGTGTTGATGATGTGGCTTGATAGACTACTCTTACATAGGGAAATGGTGAAATATGATGCATTAGCTTgtctttatattatatttatagataGATTAGTTATTTTTATTAGTTGGTCAGCCCAACATTTTTCCATAATCAATGACATTTTCAACTCTTAATTTGAGCAAATTTTACGAGTTTTAGctacattttcaatttttagctAATTTTCATATTTCAATTAACTTTTAAATTTTTCTATGTTTTTGACtacggaaaatgcacgcggtgcccttgaacttttgatgttttgcccgaaatacccaatttttttatccggaaaattttaagaggctataactcgtgtttacgagctcagaaagtgacgatttttttttcaaattgattatcttttcgagaactacgacttgaaaaaataaattgtcgagtttggaattcgtgaccaagagatatggtcactcaaagtttgttcggtaaaaaaactttgacgtacaaaaactcctagccacgggatccaaatacgacaaattttttttcaaatcgtagttctcggaaatataatcgatttgaaaaaaatatCACTCTGaattcgtaaacacgagttataacCTCTTAAAATTTTTCAGAACAAAAAATTGGATATATCGGACAAAATTCAAAACTTCAACAGCAGCATTTTTACTTTTGAGTAATTCACAAGAAAAGAGTTGGGAGAGAAGAGCTTTAGCAACCTAAGTTATGGGTACATGCAAACTTGTAAAGAAAACAGTGATAGAAATAAGATGGTCAATGGTCAGCAATGTAGTAAACATAAGGGAATATGTCATTAAGTTGTAAGACACCTGACAAATTTAGGAAATGTTTCACCAAGCTGCGACCAAAAAAAATACTAAGTTATACAAGATCCTTCAAATCTTATTAAGATCGTTATTTCGATACTTCAGATATGGACAAACAAGACTTGATACCCTTTCAATTATCATTACTACTACGTATATTAAACATACTTCTAGATTTAAACATACTTTTATAAAGGTTATTATAAAATCATTATAAATCAAATAACCGTTTTATAGATGACCGACTGATAATCAATCTTAGGCATTTAGGCCTTTATTTtatcaaaagtaaacaaatgttTAGGACGGAGAGAGTACATTTCATTTATTTTCAGTAAAGTGGTTTTTAAAATGTTTAGGACTTATGGAGAATATGGGCGATCAACTCATTATCAATATTGGGTCTTTTCTTGTCTTATCCTTTCATTGTTTAgcttttagttttattcctaggTCTTTTGCTCATGGACTCGCGTGTGAGGCCATGAATAGTTAGGTGTATCTTTTTTacagctgcaaaaaaaaaattgtttaggACTTATGGACGATCAACTCATTATCAATCTTGGGTATTTGGGGCTTATTTATATTTCTCTTTTCGTTAAGATAGTTTTTAAGATGTTTAGGCCTTATAGATGATCAACTGATTATCAATCTTGGTTATTTGGGACTTaggtcctgttcttttggacttaatttcaattctaataagttgattcgattgattcagctctattaagttcgattcgattcgattcgactcCATTAAGTTCAAATTTGATGGGTtcaattgattcgattgattgattcgattgattagtttatttcaacattaatattattattccaattttatattcttattgttatcattgttattatattaatttatttactatttttattattatattaatatttatttttaatattaattatattactattatatttattattattattattattattattattattattattattattatatatttagtatatttatttattattatattattatgattaatggaAATATTTTTTTTGCAGAAAGATTAGGATCGTCTTTTATTAATAGATAAAGATAGATTACAGATCCTAGAACCATCTACAAGGTAGGCCAGTATAGCCACCTAGAGTAAAAGCCAGAGAAAAAAACCAACATAAAGAACAGGCTACATCAAATGCGAACTAATTGAGAAACTAGAGAATCATGCCCCTTAACTCGAAGGGAAGATAGGTACTTCACTTTCCAAATGATGTCAGACGGAAGAGAAGCTACCCCATTGAAAATCCTGCTGTTCCGTTCTTTCCAGAGACAATAGATGGGCATGACAAGCACACATCTCCTAAATTTCTTCAAAATGCTACGCCCTTTTTTATGAGTTTTGTACCATCGAAGAAGAGAGCACAATCTAGCAGAGGAAGTGACAGCAGCCCAAGATGCAACAGCTTGCCAAACCTCTCTAAAGAATGAGCATTCAAAGAACAAATGGGAGTTGGATTCTAACTGAAGCTCGCATAAAGCACATCTGTTGACAAGAAACAAGCCCCTGCAACAAAGATTATCTATGGTGGGAAGCCTGTTTTGAGCAGCCAGAATGCCTATAAACTCATGCTTAGGATACACCAAAGGCTCACCAAAGATTTTATACGAAGCAAAACTGGAGCATTTGGTCCTAAACAGCTCATAAGCTTGCTGCTTGTAATCAGGGGCTGCCAACAAATCTTTAGCCACCATTCTATTTCCAGTAGCCTGAAGCAAACAGTCCCTGCAAGCAATGACACTGCTCCAACCCCAAGAATAGGCAGGAGTTAGCTGGAAATCCCAAATGTCCACCCCTTTCAGCACATAAGCCTTAATCCATTTGACCCAGATAGTTGGTGAGTCAAGTTCAATTTTCCTGATCCAACTCAGCAATTCTGTCATGTTCCAACTTAAAATTTCTTTTATGTCCAGACCACTCTCTTTTCTGGGCAGGCAAAACCCAGTCCAACTCTTAAAAACCATGCGTCTATGGCCATCTGCAATCCCCCATAAAAagtccttacacattttttgaatttttttgacaATACCCTTAGGAAGCATCACCCTTGATCCCCAGAAATGTTGCAGTCCAAAAATAACAGAGTTGATGAGTACAACTTTCCCAGCATAGGATAGTAAATGGTTAGCCTAGCAAGATAGTTTATCCCTGATTTTTTCCAAAAGAGGAGAAAACATTTTATGAGTAAGCCTAGAGCTAAACAATGGAATTCCCAAATACCTCACTGGTAAATCTCCCTCCACATACCCAGTACTAGCTAGGATAAGATTCTTAACTGATACTGGAACACCACCAAAGTACAGGTTTGATTTCATTGGGTTAACCTGCAAACCAGAGTAAGCTGCAAACTGTTTTAGACATCTATCCACAGCTTGAATAGAGGGAAGATCACCTCTTGTAAACACTAAAAGATCATCAGCAAAGATCAAATGTGTTAGATTTATTTTAACACATTTAGGGTGATAAGAGAAGCCGGGATGAGTTGGAAGTTTTCTAAGAAGTCTTGAGAGTACCTCCATACATAGAGCAAACAAATAAGGGGAGAGAGGGTCCCCTTGTCTTAAACCTCTCTTCCCAGGAAAGTATCCTTCAACAGAGCCATTAATGttcaaagaaaaataagaagTGGTGACACAAGCCATTACCAATCTGGTTAAGCGAGGAGGGAACCCATACATAGTTAAACACTTGCCCAGAAAAGACCAATTTACAGAGTCAAAGGCTTTTTTGATGTCCACTTTAAGAATACACCTAGGAGAAAGGAGACTCCTGTTATATTTGAAAGCAAGTTCATGAGCCAACATGGAATTATCAAATAGATCCCTCCCTTGAATGAAAGCAGCTTGCTCTAACCCAACAATATCATCCAGCACAGCCTTCATACGATTAGCTAAAATCTTACTGACTGTTTTATAAAACACAGTACATCAAGAGATTGGCCTAAAATCAGTAACAGATCTAGGAGAGTCACATTTAGGAATAAGGGCAATTAATGTGGAATTAGCAAAGACGAGGCATAGTCCCTTTCCTAAAAATTCATGGACAAAGCAAAGAATGAAGTCGACCGAGTAACACCCCAAGTATCCTTAAAGAATCCAGAGGTGTACCCATCCACTCCAGGGCTCTTATTTCTATCAATAGAGAAGAATGCCTCCTCAATTTCCTTCACAGTAACCATGGCATCCAAAGATGTAGAAGTCAAGGTATGGtgagaaaaaaagagaagaaggaaGAGGGGTGACCTCCTCAAGAGAACCCAACAAAGTCGATAATAAGTAAGGAAAGCTTGAGAAACTTGGGAATGGCCAGCACAATGAGTCCCATGAATGTCCTCTATAGCACCCACAGTGTTCCTAGTTCTTCTGGCAGCAATACTTCCATAGAAATAATGAGTATTGTCATCAGTTTGTTGCAAGTGAGCAACCTTTGCCCTTTGTGCAAGGACCCTTAGCTCAGCTTTCTTAAGATTAAGATAAACACCCAGAGTAGAGTGCTCCTTAGAGAGCAGATCTTTGGTCCAGAGGAGAGGACAGGGAGCTCCCTTTGAGAAGCAGTAGGCTCCTCTTTTGCAGCAAGTACCCTAGCAGATAACCCAGTAAATTCATTTGAATGAATCTGTTTCAGAGAGCCACGCAAGCCCCTAAGTTTAGAAAAAAGAGTATGTATCCTACTCCCAAATTGTCCAGTCTGCCACCATTGAGAAACCACAGAGCTAAAATTAGGAGACAAAGCCCAGCAGTTAAGATATCTAAAAGATTTATGTTGAGGAACATTAGAAGCCACAGTCAGGACAATTGGAGTATGATCAGACACTCCAGCATGTAAGACAACCACATTTGAAGTAGGGACCTGAATGAACCAAGCTGGATTGGCCAACAATCTATCCAACTTAGCCCATCTGGGTGAAgctacttgtttgttgtgccaaGTGTACAATCCCCCAGTGTAAGGATGATCCACAAGACTACAATAAGTCAGACAATCCCTAAACTCCTGCATATCCCTTTCACTAGTTGCACACCCAACCCTCTCATCCTCAGAAAGAGAGACATTAAAGTCTCCCAAACAAAGCCAAGGAAGAGATTGAGCAGAAGAGAGCCGCCTTAGAGAATTCCATAAATCCAATCTTTCACTACCCCTGTTGAAAGCATACACAAAAGTAATAACCATTCTAGTCTGAGTGGTAAGGTGCAGTAAAGAGCAATGCATATACTGTGACCCTTCCTCCAAGACAGCTTAAATCGAACCACGAAGGATCCCACAAAACCCAAAGTTTGCCTCCAGGATGAGAACTATAATTAGAAACCATACTATACTTAGCAAAAGTTCTATGATAGATAGCCCTAACAGTAGCAAATTTAACATGAGTTTCAATAAGAGCTCCACAATCAACCTTATTCCTTTTCAGGAATTCTAAAACCTCCTGTTGTTTTAGAGGATCATTCATCTCCCTCACATTCCAGGAAGAAATGATCATTGAGgtgagagggggggggggggcgacACACCCCCTGGTTCAATTTCCACAACTTGCCCACATTCAGATCCTACATGAACCTTCTCTTGCTCCACCTCTGAATGAGTAGGTGCCAGCACAGAGAATTGGTTATCCAACTTAGTAGTAACAGAGTCAGTAAGTAACTCAGTAGACTTCTTCTTAGTTTGAACCACCTCAAACCCTTCAGCATCCTTCTTAGCAGGAGAGTCTTGAGATTTAGTTGCAACCACCACATCCTTAGGTTTAGGCTGAAAGACTTTCTTTGGCTTGTTCTTGTGACATCTATCCTGAGTATGCCCTATATTTCGACATGAATGGCAAAAATGAGGCAACCATTCATACTCTATCTTTTGTAGGACAGTTCCTCTGTAAGGAGTTTGAAGAGTCATCCCCCTAGGAAGCTCTTTAGACAAGTCCACCTCCACTAAGACCCTAGCAAAAGCAATTTTGATCTTTGTAGTAGTAGGCTCATCAGCACATATGGGCTTACCCACAAAGCTAGCAACCTTACTCAAAGCAGCCTGGGACCAGAAACAAGGGTCAAGGTTTGGAAATTAAACCCAAACAGGCACAGTAGAGACCACTTCCAATTCCTCAGCAATAGTAGGGGACCAAGTTTTAAACATCAGTGGATAACCATTGACATTCCAGGATTCAGTTTGGATTGTTGTCATATCTTTTTGACAAAGGAATCTAAAGTAAAACCATCCCTTAGAGAAATACAAGATTTCAGGGGTAGTAATATGATTCCAATGCTTTGAGACCAATAAATTCAGTTCCAAAATAGAGGATTGACGCCCCATAACCGTGCCCACCAGTGTAGTACTCCAGTATTCCACTTCAGACGCAATATCAGCAACTTCTAATATAACCTCCTTATCAAGCCCCCGAACAAAGGATATCGACATACCTTGTTAGATGACTTAAGAGCCTGAACATAAGGCTTCTTAGTAGGACCAGACACATCCTTAACCCTATCAGATTGGGGTTTCGAAGAACTAAAAACATGAGATGAAATAACTGGCACATAATTTACCTGAGAAGTCACCCTTACCCCAGAGGAAGGAGCAGAGAGATCGACTACTCCAGTGGAAACCCTAGAACCTGGAGTCCGAGAACAGCCGTCCCCATCACCTAAATTCCCCTCAATAGTACCACTAGATCGTGTATTACGAGATAAGACCTGAAGTTTGGGCGGCCGGCCCCTCGGCATGACGGCGGGCCTTCAAAACGAATGATGAGTGAACCACTCGTCGTCGCAGATTTAGAGAATATtcgtagagagagaaagaagagagaggccgattattattattatgattaatggaaatattagtattattattattattattattattactattacaattattattattattattattattattattattattatattgttatattgttatattatatttattaatatatttatttttattaatattattaataacatgtttattattattatattaagaaATTATAATATaacatctattattattattactattattatttataatatttatattattattatcatatttattttttagttattattattaatatattatattatttaataaattatattattattaataa from Silene latifolia isolate original U9 population unplaced genomic scaffold, ASM4854445v1 scaffold_508, whole genome shotgun sequence encodes the following:
- the LOC141639657 gene encoding uncharacterized protein LOC141639657 produces the protein MCKDFLWGIADGHRRMVFKSWTGFCLPRKESGLDIKEILSWNMTELLSWIRKIELDSPTIWVKWIKAYVLKGVDIWDFQLTPAYSWGWSSVIACRDCLLQATGNRMVAKDLLAAPDYKQQAYELFRTKCSSFASYKIFGEPLVYPKHEFIGILAAQNRLPTIDNLCCRGLFLVNRCALCELQLESNSHLFFECSFFREVWQAVASWAAVTSSARLCSLLRWYKTHKKGRSILKKFRRCVLVMPIYCLWKERNSRIFNGVASLPSDIIWKVKYLSSLRVKGHDSLVSQLVRI
- the LOC141639656 gene encoding uncharacterized protein LOC141639656, which produces MPRGRPPKLQVLSRNTRSSGTIEGNLGDGDGCSRTPGSRVSTGVVDLSAPSSGVRVTSQVNYVPVISSHVFSSSKPQSDRVKDVSGPTKKPYVQALKSSNKAALSKVASFVGKPICADEPTTTKIKIAFARVLVEVDLSKELPRGMTLQTPYRGTVLQKIEYEWLPHFCHSCRNIGHTQDRCHKNKPKKVFQPKPKDVVVATKSQDSPAKKDAEGFEVVQTKKKSTELLTDSVTTKLDNQFSVLAPTHSEVEQEKVHVGSECGQEVLEFLKRNKVDCGALIETHVKFATVRAIYHRTFAKYSMVSNYSSHPGGKLWVLWDPSWGSERLDLWNSLRRLSSAQSLPWLCLGDFNVSLSEDERVGCATSERDMQEFRDCLTYCSLVDHPYTGGLYTWHNKQVASPRWAKLDRLLANPAWFIQVPTSNVVVLHAGVSDHTPIVLTVASNVPQHKSFRYLNCWALSPNFSSVGTCCKRGAYCFSKGAPCPLLWTKDLLSKEHSTLGVYLNLKKAELRVLAQRAKVAHLQQTDDNTHYFYGSIAARRTRNTVGAIEDIHGTHCAGHSQVSQAFLTYYRLCWVLLRRSPLFLLLFFSHHTLTSTSLDAMVTVKEIEEAFFSIDRNKSPGVDGYTSGFFKDTWVSKILANRMKAVLDDIVGLEQAAFIQGRDLFDNSMLAHELAFKYNRSLLSPRCILKVDIKKAFDSVNWSFLGKCLTMYGFPPRLTRLVMACVTTSYFSLNINGSVEGYFPGKRGLRQGDPLSPYLFALCMEVLSRLLRKLPTHPGFSYHPKCVKINLTHLIFADDLLVFTRGDLPSIQAVDRCLKQFAAYSGLQVNPMKSNLYFGGVPVSVKNLILASTGYVEGDLPVRYLGIPLFSSRLTHKMFSPLLEKIRDKLSC